GTGTCCCGGCCATGGCCAGCTTTACTGCCTTGCTGTAGATGCCCTGTCTGCTGTATTGCAGCACATCTACTAGTAGTATACAGGGCAAAGGATATACATTGTCAGCTGTAGGATTGTGGGAAGAGTTAATGGTTGTGTAATATTTTCCTTGTGTAAAAGTAGAATGAAGGACTATCCTGCTGACCATTCATGACACACCTGGGCTCTGgagtgtgatgatgtcatttctATTGAGCCTTTAAGAGGCCCTTAAGGACTGACACTTATATTGTTAGGATAGGATAATCCATACTAGCCGTATACTGTCTATttgctgtaatatttttctgACTCCTCTATTTCGCCAAAGCCTGACTCATGAATGACTGACCACCATGGTcagagagaagcaggaagggtTATCTAATTCACACAAAAAGAAGTGTCATTTGGGTGGAGGGCTGTGATATGTCCAAGTCTTATGTTTTGCTTTCTGTTTACAGGGTGTTCAGGTTTATGCTCAATCCTTTCTGTGACTGCCATAGGTTACAATGGAGAGTGCTTCGTCAAGTTCAGGGGGAAAAGTGGCCATAAACAATTAGGGTCAGGGCCACCTATCATGTATTTATAGAGGACCAGTCACCACCTTAAAGCCATGAAACTAGTGGCACAGGTTCACAGTCATTGACACTGATGCCATTGGTAGTTTTCTTTTACTTGTAGGCTTCCCAGTCCTGCTGTTAGCTATGGCACTGATAGCAGTAAGTAGCCAAGTGAGTGGTCAGAAGAACGTCAACCACTAAACGGAAGCACtatggaccgcccacttgactaactCCTACTAGCAGTGCCAGAGCTAACAGCACAACTCAGGAGCGggcaagtaaaaaaaagaaacacccaCCAATGGCGTCAGTGGAGCCCCGGCTGTGAATGTGTGTTTCACTATTGTGAGGCTGGgcctctttaaagggatattcccatgacgcttgttcactaacctgcaggctgttgtgctctcttcacttcctgcttttcccggcacataggtgggcggggtttcacttgcacgggattggttctaaatgaattaccacagtgtgaagctgatgtagcagagctggatttgagtatgcttgcattacatacagaggtaatggactccctatctcagcccttatcagccaaattcaattaaaccgactgataagagctcagaaattccagagctctctgagaagctccgctacttaaaagacacaaacaactcagagctgctcccagtccctccctccccccctgagagcaggcagctacatcacttgacaaatgagcagataatcccaagggccatagaaactgagtgtaaacaatgaagtgaataaattaagatagcggccaaacaaagcaattttgatacaacaatgcatttaggaaaagtcttaaatccacataaactagcagtatagataggatccttgtgatgggacaacccctttaaggataaaccATTAATGCATTTAATTCTTAGATTCCCACTGCCATATGATGTATCCTAGTTCTGTCGTGGAAAGAGAAGATCACCATTATCCTATAGcggggggtcagcaaccttcggcactccagctgctatgaaactacaactcccaatatgctccattcacttccatgggagttcaaagaacaacagagcaagtatgcatgctgggagttgtagttttacaggtTGCCTACCCCTCCTATATAGAATGGAGCtgttcatttttacataacactTTTATTCTGCCACTTAAAAATCCATCATTTCAGTTTACTTGACTACTAGGATGATACGGTAATTATTTTACCATCTGCCCTATGAGGCTCTGCCAACTTTGCCAGATATGTGACAACGTAATATATTTGGCGCCATCTAGTGTAAGAATCATATCATTTCAGGGCCTACATTAGGTTATAGTCCACCtaagcatgtggaattgtgtttaCAGGGACTAGATTTTAAAAACTTTATAGGTCCTGTCAGCCCTCTTgtctgttttaccatatacttgTATACCCCATAAAAAGTAATGATGGAGCATCTTTTCATTGCATGCTGAGTTGTGCTGTCCATGTAGGAACATATAGACAGCTAGGCGTTAGCAGTCCATACACACTGACACTGTGCTATGAATACCACAATGTATAGGGACACTCCTTATCGACAAGGGGAATGGCAGTGCCCGCTGTCAACTGCTAGTATTACTGAATTCTCCTTCTGAAAAAACGTATGGTATTTTTTTCAGGTGCAGTGATTGTGGCGTGTCCTTATCCCACCGCTACTATGAAAAAGATGGGAGACTGTTCTGTAAAAAGCACTACTGGGCACGCTTTGGCGGCATGTGCCAAGGTTGCTCCGAGCATATTACCAAAGGATTAGTTATGGTAAGAAGGAAAAGCTGATGTCTCTTATTGGTCATTGCTTCTACACATGTAGATCTTTGTTGGTGGCTGACCGTATGACACTGatgtttttacttttctaggtAGCAGGAGAGCACAAGTATCACCCAGAATGCTTTGTGTGTTCTCGTTGTTCCGCTTTTATTGGTGATGGAGAGACTTACGCATTGGTGGAGCGGTCCAAGTTATACTGGTAAGACACACGCCAGAGCGCTATGGTAACTCATACACTATAGGGCTAACTATCCTTCCAATTCCATCATAAAGGCACAACTAGTACTACAGTTATTTATAGGTGCCGTCTACTTTATGAAGACATTACAAGGGGGTTTGGAGTGTTTCATTGGTCTAATTATAGTAATAGACATTTGGGAATCACAATGGTACAGGACTAATATTGCATGGACTATATTAATACAGAGGTTATCCGCCGATTAAAGggtaactcccattttatttattgtttgctaTTTGGACAGGGGGGTAAACATttgtataatatactttattagcctACCAAGCTTCCGTGTAATAGGAAGCAGGCTGTAAAGTTCATATTAGCAATGCCAGGGAGCCGCTCTGCCTGTATACATGTACTCAATGCAACATATACAGCTGATGGGGGGGGTTAAATGGCAGGATCTCCAGTTTTATAACACCAAGAAAAATGGTTGTTGTATCACAAGAAAACAGGAATTCTAGTACTTCAAGCCCAGCTTTCGTGTGATACCAGAACcctttttctaggtggtatataaccagagatacagtCATTTGAACTGACCACCCCACCTTTGGTAAAGGCTTCCTGGCCCCCTATTCACATATACGTTTTATAAAGACTACAGTATCTGCTGATATCATCTTAGTCATTGTGTCAGACATTTAATACTATTTTTCTCTTGACAGCGGACCATGCTACTACCAGATCTCCCTGACCCCAGTGATAGACTCCCCAGTTTCTCgatctcctcacacagtaacccTGGTGTCTCTTCCTGCATCAGACGGCAGACGGGGTCTGTCTATTTCCATCACTCCATCATGTGCTGAGCACTCTCACACTGTGCGAGTCCGGGAGTGAGTATATATTCTTATTCATTTAGATTGTGAATTTAGAATGGTTTCTTATGCTTTATACAACACGTAACATGTGTTATCAGTGTTTCAGTTTGTAGTAACTGTATTGTAaggatacatatacagtatatgctgctTCACTCATAGGACGCCCCTGGGTAAGACTAACATCACCATCTGGTGGTCAATAGTGCACAATACAGGACAAAATAATTTCACCGCATTGACCAAATTACAGAATGATATATGTTATATGCTTCCTAATAATATCAAAATATAGTCCAAAGCCAGGACAGTTTCCATGTCAAACATGAGACACTTGTAGTTGCTTTGTATCACCTTTAGGAGAATGGAAGTGTCCCCAAGGTAATGGCCCCCTGTGGCCTCCGTGTAATCCCGCCCTGGCTGCGTTGTGTACATGTTACATCCATGTCATTGTAATGAGTCTGTGTTTCTAGGCAATATCTAGATTGGAGGCAAAAATTCCTTAAAATAAAGTTGGAAAATTGCATAACTGTGAGTGTCTAAGTACTAGACATGTAGAATGCCAAACAGGAATACGGCTATTATTTTTTTCATCAGTTTCCATGGAAACTACCATTTCATTCTGTGCATGCTCTGAGATTAGGTCAGTGTGACCCAGGCTGGTGCCAGcggattttttttataaaaaatagtTTAACAGACAGGTCTCCAGACGTACCAGCACaaggtgtgggggagggggggggggcgatatCACCATCCACCTGCTTCTAGATGTTCTATGTAACAGCATTGGCTGTGCTGTACCCTGATAAGATAGTTTATGGAGTGTGTTCGGGCTTATTGACAGGCCTCATGTTGTTTTTCTGCCAAGCTCTTCTTTGTTCAGTCCTCCTACCAGATCACCAGGTGTAAATGGGAAACTGGTATtagagatagagatgagcgaatagtattccaaactgctgtttcgaatacctcgctccataggaatgaatggaagcagccggcgcctaaccccttgctgttcgcccgctcccattcattcctatgggagtgaggtatttgaaactgtttcgaatactattccaaTCAACTCTAATTAGAGACATCACTGGTGTTCCGTGACTTTGGAGTTATCTAGGTTGATTTTCCCTATTAATGGGAAGAGCCAGCTATCTATATATTCAGTATTGACCTTATTACACCACGGTCAGGTTACATAAATTCCAGCCAAATACCACCGAGCTACAGTATGTGCTAAATGTTGCAGAGTCCCTGGTACATTCTTCCATCTACTTtgctaaaatgctgcagtttggttggcgttttacagtcacagcaagatGGATGAGATTCCAGCGAATCCATCCACGCCTTACCTTAATAAATATGCaatgcggacatgctgcaatttccaaaaccatcaaggTTTTGGATTGGAAAATAGCAGTCATGACACATCCGTACTCATCTATAAGACTATGCACTCTATACCCATAGAGGCTGGCCACACATACAGTATCTGCATATACTCTACATACTTGCTCGCCAATTCCAGCTCTTAGGAATAATGAATTCCCTCCCTGCTAGCCTGGCACTGTAAAAGATGGCAGTGCCGGGCTGCCCGCAATGCATCGCAACTGGTAGAAGTAAAAGTGGTCGTGTTCTGAACTGCAAGCCGCCTTAGCCAGGCATAACTCTAGTAGAGAATAGTCACTGAGAAGTAGAATAATGGATAGGGCTCAGGAGACCAGTGAGCTAAATAATGAAAATTCTTGGTCAGCTGTAACAATGACCATATTTTACATATTCCTTTTTTTTCCAGGTCATTAAAATTGTTTATTACGATGACTTTGCTTTGACAATATTTTGGAGCTTCTCATCTGAAAAAATTCTTGTTTTAATTACTTTGCAAATAGAAACCACATGTCTGCTGTAGTTACTGACATGCTTTATATTACAGTATTGGTGGAGCTGGATGCAAGTGCTGATAGTTGTGCATTATGAATACATACTGTGTATGTGCATTAGTGCAATGCTTTATGGATTCTATATTAGAAATAAGAGTAGTGATGTGTTATTGTATTTTTCATATTGTACACTTTACAATATCAACACTCTTTGTCTTGTGCTTTAGAGTGGACGCAGATTGTCTCAGTCCTGACATTCAAGGCTCAATTCATGTTGGAGACCGAATACTGGAGATCAATGGCACCCCTATTCGCAGCGTTCCCCTTGATGAGGTGAGTCACTATACTTATTCTTATTGTTATTCAGTCCTATTATTTTATAGTTTTgttaatccaattttttttttttctatagattgACATTCTAATACAGGAGACCAGCCGGCTCTTACAGCTAACCATTGAGCATGATCCACATGAAAATACTACCTTGCCCACTCCCTGCACAGAACCAGGGATCAGGCGCCAGAGGCCTGTTACGTAAGAACCTTATGAATATATGATCCAGCTGTATACTCCTGCATGCGTTACTACAACAGTAAAATAAGTTTATGTAGATTTCAgagagttttttttaaaaaaaaaaattgcaacaaaattgtCACTGAAAATGCATGAAAATCTGGGGTTATAACCAGcctaaggcctcctgcacatgactGTAGTGGATTTACAGTCTGCAAATATTGATCTGCATTCTGCATAAATACTTGTCCCACTGCATCAGTATGTAATCCGCAATCACCAgcctttccataggtataattgacatgccgccaTTTACAATagtgcaacagtttttgaaatcacagcatgtccactgcagatattttcctgcaatgAGTGGAGGGGATTAGCCACAATccaatccattttgcaggtattgtaagaCGCTGCGGTTTATGCCTCTGCATTTACTCTATGTGatgccccggccttaaagtgagTTTTGAAtccagcagccatgtttttttctaatctaAGTATACTATATAACATCATCCCAACTAATACAACAAACTGCAGAGTATTTGTTGTGCCTACTAAGTTATTAATGGCATGCATATAACCAGATCTCTTATTCTCTATTCATGTGGGTTTAAAGCAAAACTGTCCTCCATCTTATCTAGAACCATTACCTATGGAAAGTAAATTATACTTTAATACTGACAGTGTTTTCTTCTCCAATGTGAAGTCGTAGCTGCAGCATAGACAGATCACCCGGGTCTAGCTGTGTGGGTTCTCCATCCTGCTCCAGGAGAGATATGTGTCGCTCTGAATCTGTTCGTGGTGTCGCTGGATCACATCGAATATTCAGGCCCTCCGATCTCATTCCAGGGGAAGTGCTTGGAAGAGGCTGCTTTGGTCAGGCCATCAAGGTGAACACTCAAGCAGCAGACAAGCTCCATCCTATACAAACAAACTATATCCAATGCAGATAAGCTCCATCCTATACACACAAACTGTATCCAATCCAATCCAATGTAGACACACTCCatcctatacacacaagcacTAAAATATACAGACAAGCTCCATTAAATGTACACAAGCTCCATTCTATACAGACAAGTAGCATACTATACTCCCAAGCTCCATCCAATGTAGACAAATTTCATCCTATACAGACAAGTTCCATGAAATGTACACAAGCACCATTGTCTACAGACAAgaagtatactgtacacccaaACTCCATTCTGGGTAGACAtactatacacacactgtatccAATTCAATGTAGACAAAGTCCatcctatacacacaagcacTAGATAGTTCCAGGTATTTGGCATACAGCAAATGAGGTATTATCAAAAATATAATGCTAGAGATTTACCAATACTGCTTCAATATATAAGTGGTGAACCAGTGTCTCTCTTCCATTTTGCGTTTGCTGCACTCATCATGTAGCCTGAACATCatatttttcattgtatttaCACTGCTGCTAATATATTAATAACTCTTCTCCTTTCTTTATATATTCTCTTGTGTCTCTGAATTTGTTGTAATACCATATATTCATCTATTCTGCTGTCAGGTCACTCATCGTCAGACTGGTGAAGTGATGGTGATGAAAGAGTTAATCAGATTTGATGAAGAAACACAAAGAACCTTTCTGAAAGAGGCAAGTGTTTCCTATAGGTTATGTTTCTATAGCGACATCACAGGACGGATCTGAGACTATTTAGTGTATTTCTGTTATCCTATTCTGCATACATCTTAGTGTTGAACAGTTCACCTCGACCCCATACATGAAAGTACCATTAGGACAGCAGAGATCATGTGCTGGTGTAGTAGGGATGACAGGGGAGGATGTTATTATGGTGGGACAGTGAGAGGAAGTTCTCCACTATCAGTGACATGGCTCAAGAATGGCGGATAATGTAACAGGTGATGGCAGGGCAGTGATCTCACAAAGGATGTCCTATATAATGCAACTGCCTGACAACCTTGCCGGATGCTAGCAGAAGCAATACTGGTTCATGCAAAATGGATTGCATCTCTCCTTTAAGGTTCCATAAAAGGAAATAGCAATCACTTGGCCATGTCACCACTGATGACATCAGAGGGATAATGTCATGGACATGAATTGGTGGTTCCGTGGTTCCCCATAGGAAAATCCATATTCATGTAGCAGCTGTATCATGAATATAGCCATAAACAGGATTAGAGATAACTCCGACCCCATTTGTTTAACCCCAGTTGGTAGGAACCTTGGCATCGAGTGCTACATGGGTTGTTAGGTACCAGCAGCTACCTAATAAAGGCTGCCAGGTCTGTCTGAGTCAGGAACAGAGGACACAATACACAGCAGTACAGACGTATATACAGCATAAGGTCCCATAGGGGAACTAAGGAAATATGTTTAAAAATGTTGAGATgttcaaaaatatattttaaaaaaaaaataataatattaaaaagcTTGTATCAATTTGATATGTGAAAAGAAAAATGAAACATAATTGGTATCTCCATAAAAGTCAGAACTGTTAAAATATCAGGTTATGTATTCCCACGATATAGAATGCCATTATTGCTGTTGTATTTCATCCTTAGGTATTAATCCAGTGTACAGTGTAATTGTTTATTTTCTATTGCCTTCAGGTAAAGGTAATGCGTTGCCTGGAGCACCCCAATGTCCTGAGGTTTATTGGGGTACTTTATAAGGACAAGAGATTGAACTTCATCGCAGAATATATCCCTGGAGGGACTCTACGGCGAGTGATAAAGGCGATGGTGCGTAATTTGCAATTCCTTGCATTTAAGCAGGCATTTGCCTATTCCAAGAGTTTATACACTGTATTTTGCATTGATGTGACTTACAAAATGCTGTCACATATTCTAAAAGTGCAGATGTCAATTTTACATAATTTCTGCTTCTTATATAAGCTCATAGTTACATGATTTCATGCGCATACACAAGAGCCTGTCAGTCTGAGGGGTAGGGCTTGGTGGGGAGCGCTGTCCTTATTAACACATTGGGCTCATAACTAGTTATCTGATATATTCACTACACAAATGTGTAGTTCAGCTTTAGgcggaggccccacattacaaaaacgcagctttttttttttttgcagattttgttgtgggtttttttttttagccaaaaagaAATATGTAGGAatctcttatatttctcccttttgctcaatcctctcctggctttggctcaaaaaaacacagcaaaatcttcaattaaaaaaaaaaaagctgcatttccgcaatgtgcggCTTTAGCCTTTAAGTCTGTGTATCCTTCCATTTATTGATTAGAAGTTTCATTGTTGCCAGCAATCGTAACAAATTAAAATGAAACGGTTTAAGGGTAGGGTCACACAAGTACGAGCGGCAGTAACCTTGCTGCAATCTACAGTAACATTATAGCAGATGGGATTTAAACAAATCTCACCCACACGCTGGGACTCAGACCCACAATGTAAAGACTTGCACTGTGGGAATTAAACCTGCAGCAGGTCAACCTTTGCACTGTAAAGCTTTTAAGGTTGTGTGTTCCAGGCTAAATAATCGATGATCTAGCCTTATGATGGGTAATCAATTAAATGATCGTTAGGAGTCCAACACCTGTGCCCCTGgccgatcagctgcttgaaggggCTACGTCTTTGTGGTTAGCGGCAAGCACTGTACAtttgcttggtatcacagctcagcccatttacTTGGCACTGAGCTGCTATCAGGCTATGTGACTGATAAATTGTCATGGCCTGTGAAGTGCAAGGTGTCATACCACCAcaaatcttcaattgatgaccaatGCTAAAGAGGTCATCATTGAAAAATGTCCTGAAAATCCCTTTTGTGTAGGTATCTACAACAAAAATACCCTATTTTGGGTGATTTTTGCTGTGGTTGCTTGCAGAAGCATGCTACTGAACAGAAATTTTGCCCCTTGTGTGACCCCAACCTAAACCTAAAGACCATGAGTCCTTTGATTGTCAACAGTTTACAGGAAACACTAAATCTCATCTTATTCATAGCTATCGGATTCAGGGCCTTTGAAAGCTGAtgttagcaaaaaaaaatatctagTCTCCAAGCTTTGAATAAAGGTACCGTATATAGTACATTGCatgtctgacgctaggttcacaccagtgtctggactccgttatcaggtttccgtcttctgcatgcagaagacggaaacctgtcatgttgagtctggccgtgaggacggtgagcgttttatgctctctgcggcgaaaccgtttttttttaaaccggacacagagtcctgcatgtccaactctgtgtccggtttaaaaaaaaaaaacggtttcgccgcggagagcataaaatgctcacaggcgcacatggccggacacttttcaaacccattcaaatgagtgggtttgaaagatgtcggcaggtttccgtctcctgcccagttttgtgcaggaaacagaaacctgcagaacggagaccaggcgcagatgtgaacgagcccttagcagccGACATTGCTGTTCAgctattgattaaaaaaaaaaaagtggattaaACATCTCCTACAAACAGTGCAATGGAGCCCGCATTTGGAAATGCTGAATGCAAAaatgtagaggtggtgaaagagaTGTGTAATGTCAAGGTTTGTCCGCAATGCTACTGTTATTGTCTGCACTTCATGTTCTTCACTGCATGGTGAATTGAACCTTGTCATAAATAAGTATAAAGAAGTATACAAAGAGACGCTGGATACAAAACGTTAATAGGAAAATTCCTTGTGCTTTCAGGAACCtcagtatccctggaaccatagaGTTAGTTTTGGAAGAGATATAGCAGCTGGAATGGTGAGgcatcgtctatctatctatctatctatctgcagtatatatccatccatccatctgcattatctatctgtctgtctgtctgtctgtctgcactatctatctatctatctatctatctatctatctatctatctatctatctatatctttctAATAAATGTGCATAATTTCTTCTAGACCTACCTCCACTCTATGAATATAATTCATCGGGACTTAAATTCTCACAACTGCCTTGTACGAGAGGTAAGCCAGCTACAGACCTTAAAAGATAAACTAAACTATCATTACAATCTGCATACATCGGGGATATTTTCCCACATGGGTTTTGCAGGAGTATTTACAAAAAACCTAAGTTTGCTCAACACTTGTCGATCAATGGGGTAGACAAGGGGCCACTACAAGGGCCTACATACACCTGCAGTTACTCCTATCCGAGTTGTTAGGCTATTAGCATATACATGAGATATTTAATTTCACTTTCTTACATATaagtaacaaaaaaaattgttatatgtTCCCAGAAATCTTAAACATATTTGGTACATTGTGACATTTTGTCCCATAGTTAATGAACAGTTGTTTAGACCTTCAAGTACATAAGTGGATAGACCCTCAAGTGGATATACCCTGCACATATAGCAATATATTGTGACtgtacagtacatgataatatttGGCTTGGTGAGCCTATCTTTGGTTTGTCATTCCTGCATAAAACCTTATACATTTGTCTGTGGCATGTAGGATGGCAGCGTGGTGGTGGCAGATTTTGGTTTGGCACGATTAGTAACAGATGAATCTCGGGACCTCCGGAAAGATCGAAGGAAGCGCTATACTGTGGTGGGGAATCCATACTGGATGGCACCAGAAATGATAAATGGTGAGAAAGTATTACAAGCTAGAATTATAACATTATATTTTTACTATAGGTAAAACGCTATAATCATAGGCTCACACAAAGTAAAAGTCATGGGTCGTGTATTAAAGCttgatattgtatattacactattattattattattattattattattattattattattattattatgtagggAAATTTCGTACACCTTGTTTCCTTCTAGATTATTCCTGATCTAGAAGGAAATTTGTACAATCCCTGTTTGTTAGTGGGGCCCCTTCACAATAAGCAAATcacaaagtggacaaccccttaaagattCTGTTGCGTACAGTGTTGGATTGACTTGGCTCATATAGAAAACAACATTATGCTATGTAGTAATTTTAAAGATATGTGTATGTATTGTTCTTAGATAGTAGCATGTGATCTCTGGGGGCCACAGCTGCACCGCGCTGATGTTTCATCCATAACATTGTCCACTTCTTTCCTTTCTGCAGGAAGAAGTTATGATGAATCTGTAGACGTTTTCTCCTTTGGAATTGTCCTCTGTGAGGTAATCGCATACAGTTTTGCTTTTTACCTTTTTCTTGCCTTGGAACCTCAGTTGATCTTTTCACATTTTTGTGTTAATGTGAATTGTCTTGAAAAATCCATTTTTCCTTGTCTGTAGATTATTGGCCGTGTGAGTGCAGACCCTGACTATCTTCCTCGCACCATGGATTTTGGCCTGAATGTTCGTGCCTTCCTGGATCGATTCTGCCCCGCAAATTGCCCGCCAGGATTCTTTCCCAGTGCAGTATTATGCTGTGATTTAGACCCTGAAAAACGGTAGGTTACTGTtcttttgtagagatgagcgaacagtgttctatcgaacacatgttcgatcggatatcagggtgttcgccatgttcgaatcgaatcgaacaccgcgtggtaaagtgcgccaaaattcgattcccctcccaccttccctggcgccttttttgcaccaataacagcgcaggggaggtgggacaggaactacgacactgggggcattgaaaaaaattggaaaaagtcattggctgccgaaatcaggtgacctccattttagacgaatagtggatttca
This sequence is a window from Leptodactylus fuscus isolate aLepFus1 chromosome 2, aLepFus1.hap2, whole genome shotgun sequence. Protein-coding genes within it:
- the LIMK1 gene encoding LIM domain kinase 1, with amino-acid sequence MRLMLLCCSWSEEHMGEEEGNDLPVCASCGQSIYDGRYLQALDSDWHTDCFRCSDCGVSLSHRYYEKDGRLFCKKHYWARFGGMCQGCSEHITKGLVMVAGEHKYHPECFVCSRCSAFIGDGETYALVERSKLYCGPCYYQISLTPVIDSPVSRSPHTVTLVSLPASDGRRGLSISITPSCAEHSHTVRVREVDADCLSPDIQGSIHVGDRILEINGTPIRSVPLDEIDILIQETSRLLQLTIEHDPHENTTLPTPCTEPGIRRQRPVTRSCSIDRSPGSSCVGSPSCSRRDMCRSESVRGVAGSHRIFRPSDLIPGEVLGRGCFGQAIKVTHRQTGEVMVMKELIRFDEETQRTFLKEASVMRCLEHPNVLRFIGVLYKDKRLNFIAEYIPGGTLRRVIKAMEPQYPWNHRVSFGRDIAAGMTYLHSMNIIHRDLNSHNCLVREDGSVVVADFGLARLVTDESRDLRKDRRKRYTVVGNPYWMAPEMINGRSYDESVDVFSFGIVLCEIIGRVSADPDYLPRTMDFGLNVRAFLDRFCPANCPPGFFPSAVLCCDLDPEKRPNFSQLQLWLDSLLRHLNLQLPLSAHLEQLEKGFWEIYRRGDSTLHAHTEVPE